TGTCCATCAGACTGATCaggggaaagctatgatcccttctggatgtcacctgttaaatcaacAGTcaacaatcagtgtagatgaaggggaggagacaggttaaagaaggatttttaagccttgagataattgagacatggattgtatgtgtgtcattcagatggtgaatgggcaagacaaaagattgaagtgcctttttaaactgggtatggtagtaggtgccaggcccaCCGGTTTGAGTGCGACAAGAACTGCAACTGAAATGTAGGGGTTGGGGCACGACCTGAACTGGGATACCATTTGGGGAAATGTATTTGTTACCTCTAAAAACCCAGCACACCAGCTTACACATTATCATGCAACCCCATTTAGACGTTTTTAAGGTGAAGCTGATTCCTACTGTAATCTGTGATAGATGCTGTAGGAACACTAATGCACATGTTTTGGGAATGTCCTGTGGTGTCCCAGTTCTGGTCACATGTTTCAGATTTCCTCACAAAAATGATGGGGTTCCTTGTGAACAAAGATCCACCTTTATttttgttgaatgatgactcttcATTTGTACTGCAACTGGTTCAGAAAATAATCATTTATGGAGGGTTAACAGCAGCAAAAAAGGTTATCATTAGTGCTTGGATTACCCCTGCAATCCTCTCACCTCAAACATGGTTATCATATTTTCAAGATATTCTTCGTATAGAGCAATCAGTGGCCGTGATAAACAAAGCTCAGGCAAACGCAGTTGAGGCATGGGATGTAAAACTATCATAACGCTTGACCAAGCAGTGGACCTACAtggtaagagagaggggggtgacatTTTTTGAGAACATAAATATTTTTTGGTACATTTCATTTTGGGTACTCAAAATGTACTCTTGACCAGTATGTAAATAGTTCTGTATGTTTGTACAAAAGATTGTGCTCATGTCAGTTAATATTTGTAACGTGCTCCTGCGCATTGTATAATGTGAAATAAAAtgatcaaaaaaataaaaactctgCTTGGGTTTTcacacaacagtttcccatgaatatcaagaatggtccaccacccaaaggacatccagccaacttgagtcAACATGCATCCCTCTCATGTTCTGaggacaactcaatattaggtaggtgttcctaatgttttgtacactgtgtgaaactcaatgcaaaaaacattaagttgtaatatttgttctggcTGCTCACTCATAGCTGCCACATTTCAGTGATATTTACACAATATCACTGAAAGTATAATCATCACTATCTGCAATTGGTAGTTCTCAACAGTATCAGGTACCCTTCTCAAATTTCCTTATGATTGTAACATGTTTCAGTCACAATGCTGCAGTGGAGTCATTGTGGCTATGCTATAACACCATGATAGTAGTAAAATCTTGAACCTGAATCTCAAAAATACCATCTAGCTAAGGCATAATGTACATACGAAGCAAGATGACGCAGTCCTTAGTATCAGTCATTACATTTCACAGGCCTATTTTTAAAGTGCACTAACGCATGTTCATCAAAATCTAACTTTGTTTACTTAACTTATGGCAGTTTGCTTTTGGTCCATGGCCTGTCTGTTTTTCACTCCAGTATAAATAATTAGTGCACACAAAGCCATACATCTGAAATACTGCACTAAAACAAACTATTATTGAAATGATAAAAGGAATTATCCTTTTAGCACCATACTATGGCCATTGCTAATGCACAAGAAGTCCTATTTTCCTCAAGTGCAATATAGCTTCAGAGCTTTTACGATAGTATTATTCAGCACTTTCATTTCAGTCTTTAAGAGTCTAGTTTCATTTGTTTCTCCCTACTCCAACAGGGAGATCACTTCATCATTTATCGTCTCTTTAGCACACTGTATAGTCTTTTCTCGCTCTCAGAAAGGCAGAGTTTCCATGAAGATTTTGTCCACTATGGGGGGTGGTGGTACCAAGTCCTCAAGCTTAAGATAGAAGATGCGCTGCAGGCCCTGGGTGCAGAGAGTCCGTAGCTCGGGCAGTTTTCCCAGGAGGCGGGACAGGTAGTTGGGCCGAGTGGAGTCCGAGGCGCAGCTCGAGACGTGATCTCTGAGACAGGTGATGAGCTGGTTCTGGAACTCCTCCACTCGCTTGGGCTCCTTCAGGCCGTGGCGGTCTGtggagaatcaggagacagaaaAGGCATGCGTGTGACCGGATAAAGTGTGGAGAGCATACATTTTTAAATAGGACATTTATCATTGTTCTGTAACACAATAACATTATGTAAGCCTGAATCAAGATTTATGCATATCCAGCTTGTTCAGGCAACTCAGGTCAGGGTGAGCATAAAGATTGACTGCAGGCGCTATGTTGCAATGTCATACTGTACTGGATTatggtgtgttgtctctgttAACAGAGCCTGACGCGTATGCGTAGGTGGGTTGAGCTCTCACCAGTGATTATGACCAGCGTTGTGAGGCAGGAGAAGGACGACATGTCCAGGTTCATGCGGTGGAGGCTCTGGGAGAAGTCCATGATGGAGTCTATCCAGTCACCAAAGCCCCGTACACATTGCATCCGGTGAAGCACCAGTCCATTGCAGAAGATCAGCTTGTGTGTCTCAGGGTTGATCCTTGGAAAGAGAATATAAATAGGATGGATTAACAATTTTTTTTGTAACCCATGATTGTTGCTTCTAAAATATCTGCACAATGTGAGTTGTGGGTGCAATCAATCCTCTCATTCAtattgtatgtactgtattatcCTAGCAATACAGTGACCAATGTCAATACAACACAGTTATAGCTCTGTATACGCAAGGTGGTCTTCTGGACCATTTACATTTTATACAATGACATCATTTGGTTCTTCTTACCTGTATGCTAGTCGCAAGATGAACAGTTCCACGAAGGCTGACTTCAGTAGCAGCTCCTGGTCCTCAGAGCAGAAGGCAGTGAACCCAGGGATGCTCTCAGCCCACTTGCTAATCACGTCCATGGACGCCGTGAGGAGGTTGTAGAACTGTTTGACGTCACCAACGTCCGCTTTCTCTGACAGACTGGCCACAGTCTCCTGGTACTGAATTAGAAAGGAAGGTGAATAGTTAGTTCCATTAGGGGAATGCCGTGCATTCTTTTGGTTCAATTTATGCTCCATCCTTAGAGTATCAACAGTGACCTTATACCCCAAAAAACAATAAGTCATAATAGACAGACCACAATGGAGAATTTGCAGTAGTCCTTACCTTAGAGTAGTCCAGTTTCCCAACACTAGGGTTTGAGTCAATGTGTGCCCTCACAAGAGAGGCAATGATATTAACTGGAGACCCAGCAGAAGATAGGTCCTGGGCTGCTTTTGGCTTGGAGGGCAGACGACCTCTTCGACCTTTTAAGCTATCTGTTCGCACAacttggagagagcgagagagatacaaGGTCAATAATGTCTTagcaacagagagaaacagtagTTATTGTGAAAGATGTGGTAGTAAAATGCATCTGAAGTGCTGGGCTCACCTTCTTTCACCATGCCTACTGCCAGGCACTTCTGAAAACGACAGAATTGACAGCGATTCCGTCGCCGCTTGTCCACTGGACAGTCCTTGTTGGCAAGGCACACGTATTTGGCTTTTTTCTGTACAGTACGCTGCAAAGAACACAGAAAAAAAACTTTGCTATTAAGTTCAGGCTAGCAATGGAGCTGCATATATGAATTGTGTTTGCATTGCATAAAAAATGCATCATACACCAATTTATGAAATAAGTTGACGGAAGAGAGAAATAAAGCTACTCACCTTGAAAAAACCTTTGCAGCCCTCACAGGTACGAACCCCATAGTGCTGACAGGAGGCGTTGTCCCCACAGACAGCACAGCGACCCTCATTTCCAGTAGGGCTGTTCGGTTTCAGCGTCATGCTACCTTCCATGAAGCCAGAGTCATCTAGGGTGCCTGGCTCCAGGGTTAGAGGGGAGAAAGAAAGCAGGGAGGGGTGCTGCTCCTGACTCAGAGAGAAGTGGCCTTGCTCAGCCAGCTGGGGCTGGTCCAGAGGAGACAGATCCTCTACTGAGCCGGGGCCGTAGGTGAAGAAAGAGGATGTCTGTGATAATGCAGTCTTATCAGCCACCCAGCAGCCCGGGCTGGGAGAGTAGGGGCCGGAGGCCGAGGCCCAAGCCGATGCAGGCTGGGGCTGGAAGCCTGGggtagagggagactgggctgaCGCCGGGCTGACGAAACATTCAGAGCCACCAGAAGACAGGGCTTCGTCAAAGTAGCTCAGGGCAAAGCTACCAGGGTAGCAGCCGTAAATCTGGAAGTCATCCAGCTTGAAGGGCGATTCATGGACAGAGACTGTGCTAGAGGTTGTAGGAGCTGTGGCGATCTGACAGGAGTAGGCATCAAACTCGCCAGTGTAGGTGCCCACCAGGGAGTTGATGCTAGGCAGGGAGGCGGCAGAGAGCTGGTCCGTCTGGCTACTTACGTCCATGGCTAACCTGCAGGTAAGGTCCAGGCTCAGAGACTCTGAGTTGTAGAGGCTGTTATCATAAGGCTGAACATGCGGGGGGTGAATGCAGGCCATTTCTGTTGAGTAAAGGTGCAGACAATACGTGAGAACATTTACAAAGGCAATTTTACGGAGGGCCTGTGTGAGCTGACTGTAAGAGATACTAGAATCTACAGTCATGAATTTGTAGTTGACATCCTGTACCCCTGGGTTGCCAATCCCTGCATAAGTTATGGAGGACTGTCAAATCTGTCTCATCTAAAGGCATGAAATGAATTTACTTCAGGTGCCAGATTCTCCCTCCCCTGCAGGATAAGCCACACAACTTCATAACTGTGCCCTTCCTCCCAACGTGTAGTAGGCAATGCTAACCCTTCTGACCCCGCCAGTAGATTCTGAGAAAACGGTCTCTCTTGTAGAAAGCCTTGGTTTCAGTTGAGTGTTTTCCCCAAACTACATCCCCATTACCATGGGTGTAATCTTTAGCCATCATTAACGTTCCATTTTGCAACTAAaacaagtttctattggacaaatacaGGTAGGTCCCGCCCCATTTCGTTCCATTTGCACAAATGTTTTGTTACAGAATCAGcataatgaacacgaccctggaAATCCTTCAAGTTTAAAAACATACCGAACTACATGTCTGAGGGGGTTGGCTTTCAGAGTATGGACTCAGGCCATGAAGGAAGAGGAGTGTAGATCCCCCACTGAAGGTAAGACTGATTTGAATGTCTGTCAACACAACTAAAGTTAGGGagacttaaagatgcactatcCAGAAATCCTGTCGCCATTTCctagttgctaaaattctaatagtttgcttaATTTTTGTTTGTGACAAAagaagcaagtatagtgtagagaatcattgtaccatctaaaccgttgTCAAATAGCTTTTCCATtatcaaaaatattgtattttcatctgtttgaagctggtgtacaaaaccgaaagtaagacacaaaaacaaatcttaatgggaagcatagaaatagcgcgcACAGAAcatatctactgcttcttagacttgttttcaatgaatagtgacagatctataacacacacttTATGTGAAATTGGTCAGGTccacaaaaagttacatattgcagctttaagtctGTCTCCATGTAGCCACACTAGTATGTTTCTGTCTGACTAGTACATTGCTTTAAAAATAGTGTAGCTGGCAGTGCATTCGATTGTGATGCATTAATGCACATCAGAGGAACTAAGTGGAAGCACATGTAGTACCTCTTACCTGTATCAGCAGGTAAGCCACTGCATGCTGACAGTTGCATGTAACATGTGTATAACTAAATAactatacacatacagtatgatcatttgttgttgttttgacttCTCATGCAGCAATTCACTGTCaaatatacagtatttaaatatacAGTAACTTTTAATTGTCCTCCCAATCACCTATAGATGGCATGTCTCTCCAGTTCTAAGGTATTTAGCATGTATGACTTTTAGATTTATGTATCTCAGGATAACATGGTTGTAATTAATTACATTAACTTACAGAATGCACCATAataaggggtggcaggtagcctagtggttaagagcattgggtcagtaactgaaagggcactggttcgaatccccaagctgactaggTCAAAcgtctgtcaatgtgcccttgagcaaggcacttaaatctaattgctcctgtaaatcactCGGGATTAGACCTCTGGTAAATGTAATATGATACTGACAGCAATGCCTGAAAGCTGAGCTCTTCCTTACCTGTTAAAATCAATGTCCGTATTCCAAGCGGTAGGTCGACATCTCCAGTAGTTATTTTTGCTCTGCAGTCCAAATGTTGTTGAGGGGAACACATTTTTATACGATCAATTGTATCGTACCATTACGTCAGAGGGACGCCCTGTTCCATTTCCGTACAAGGCAACGCCGAGGCGGGTATCTTTCCAGGCTGAAGCCAATCAGCTCGCGTCAGTCAGAGGTCCTTGCAAGTGACGCACTAGAGGGATTTCATTGAAGCGGAATCAACAGAAGTAGTTTACTACAAACACATTGAGAGACAGAAGTTTgttaaatatataaaaaacataACTTAACGCAGAGCAAAACAAAACAGGCTACTTTAGATGACACAAAACAACGTTCAGTCGCTCATTGGCCAAATATCACATGCATAATAAATTGGCACGCTCTCTTCattgaaataataaaataataaatacatcaACTTTTCCCCAATTTAAATGAAGTTTAACTTTTTACCCAgtgatgttttgtttttttgcaatTAAAGATGCTAGATACGACAAATAGCCTTCATCACACCTGCTTACCAGGGTTTTTATTATTGGCCTATATGTTTTTGTCATGTCAGTATTTCCTTTCAATAGACACTTTTTGCTTCTATAGTGACTATATTTTTGGACATAGCATGCTGATAAAGGGAAATGATGTTGTACTAAATGTActaaagtttaaaaaatatattttttatatctcCAATGGGTGTTTTCTAAAAGACCCCCAAACGTGAGAGATATTGTGGTTAAATCTGATTACCCTCCAGAGGAAAGGGAAACTTTTGGACAAGGTTCCAGAGGGTAATTACAAATGTGGCCAATGTGCTCAATGTAGCTTTACGTACAAATGCAACTCATTTACCCACCCCCACACAGGACAAAGATTTAAGATCAAGGGCCTGATTACCTACATGTCGACCAATGTTATTTACATGTTGAAATGTCCTTGTGGTCTGTCTTACATAGGGAAACCCCGTAGAAGCCTTAAGACACGGATCAGGTGATACAAGAAATTGGGTTGCTGCTCATGTTGTACAGGCTGGACGTCCTAATAGTTCTCTGAGATACATTGGAATATAAATGGTCAAGATGTCACGCAGGGGAGGAGACATTGAGAGGAAACTTCTTGAAAAGGAAATCTTTCTGGATCCAGAGGCTCAACACGCTGTCTCCTCTTGGCCTTAAGGAGGAGTTTGACTTGAAACTGTTTTTATAGTTTCAATATGTCTGAATAGTTTTTTTTAATCCTAATTGAATATTGTATGTATATTACTGAAAATATTGATCACATTCCCTGTGTATGATCATATAATTTTATACATTGAATGTTAATATTGTGAAACtatgttatacatttttttacctcctgtttcaggaagtgatgtaactgagtactgcccctatatataggaccttccaccTCCACCTGGGACatggatgcctgatgaagacctaagggtcgaaatgctgttgtaaataaatatcacctgggagcgTGAGCAGCTGTGTGCAGCGTTTTACTTTCTGTTTTCCATGAGTTTGCCTACAACTCCAGCACCTGCGGAAAGTACCTGGATGCGCGTTTGTTCTTCAGCTTTTGTACATGTACCAAAGTAGCCTACATGTGCAGGAGATGCAGTTGAAGAGGATTAGCTAAAACTTGTATTAGTGAAGCTCCTCAAAGCTTCATGTTGAACGTCCATTACACAGCAGCACTGTGTACCTCCATGCAGCAGATGTTCTGGACAGTGTGAGTCAGGGGCCTCAGACATACTGTAGTCTCAGTGACTGTCTCAAATCACACAATCCTGGCAGGATGTCACTGTCTCCTTTCCACACCTGTAGTTTGTACAGTTTAGCTGCTTGCCTGCAGCCTGCACTTGTTGTGTTTGTTGCCTGTGAATAGCTTCCTTAACTCGATGACCCCACTGGAGTACTCAAAACTATTCATTAGGTCTACGAGTTGCTTACTCCAATTGGCATTAAGCCAGCAAAACGGCATACATTTTGCCTGACGAGCTGAAGACCTGGTGTCTAGCCAAGTCAGCAAATTGCAGCTTCATTGTTTAGACTGACAAGCCTAATTATGTAATAAACGTTCAGATAACCAATGGCAACTTACGCAATGGTATTGGGTAGCAGGTGGGCTACCTAAAACCCTGACCCTATTGTGACCTATTCCTGTCTGAATTTCAAGGTCATTGCCCTCTGAAGGAAGCCAGGCTCAGTCCCATTGAGGAGACCCTTGCTTCCTGCATGTGATGAAAGCACCAGGCTTTATTGTAGTTTAATGTgccaagagagaaaaaaaagacaggGGTAGTGTCTCCAGTGACGTAGGCTATATTTGGTATATGGCGACATCCGTGgaatcactgtttttgtgttattaaCTTGGATCTGGGAGGGTCGAGGAATGAGAAGTGCCTCCTTGTCAAATGACTCCCTGGATGTATTAATTAGTCGGACTCCGTTGCAAAATGCTTGGTCtcttgcaaaacattttgcaacagaaactgtttactccaaatggaaaatattcttctattggacaaattcagggaggtccctccccgtttcattCTGTTTGCTTCTATTTAGTTCCTAGAGTAAATGCTAAATGTTTACTCTAGGAACCActaacatacacatacaaacagatTGCACCATGGTAAGTAGATTGGTCTATTATGCAAAATTGTGTAACTGCAAATTGCAATTTGCATTCACGCAATTTTGCATAATAGGCCTATTTACTTACCACGGTACAAAATGCaatatgtttgtatgtgtgtgttagtggttcCTAGTGGTTCCTAGAGTAAACATTTAGCATTTACTCTAGGAACTAAATAGCAGCAAACAGAACGAAATGGGGAGGGACctccctgaatttgtccaatagaaaaacattttccatttggagtaaACAGTTTCCGttgttgtgtgtgttagtgacaatGTATTTTCACTGTAACAGCGTATGGAATTACTGTGTAAACATGTAGATTTAACGAAGCTTAACTTTACAAATGATATAAACACACAAGCTtgttgcacacgcacacacatcatgcaagcacacacacgcatgcacacatacacacactcacacatcacATGGGGCAGAAGCTCCACCAGACCATCACCTGTTACTCTGTGAGGGATTTATTAGTGCTGAGCAGCTGTTTGTCTCTGCAGAGTTAGCTGTTTTTTCAGCACATCAGTAACTTTTAATACAGCCACGCCCTTCTACATGTGGTTTATAATCATCATTTAAATTATTCCGCATGATTTACGTTATTATGGGGGTATAGATTTCTGAGTGGGTTTGAGTTGTTTATTGTCATGGACGATATAGAAATAAAGTAAAACAGAACATTAttgaagcctgtgtgtgtgtgtgtgtgtgtgtgtgtgtgtgtgtgtgtgtgtgtgtgtgtgtgttggctcagTGTCAGAACCACCATGGAAAGTAcagcagtcatcatcatcataaacCATCTGAGTACATCCCTCTTATGGAATGAACTAATTAATCATGGGAGGAGACAGAAGCATATCGATGCAGTGCTGGATAAAATCCCTCTGGCCCAATTTGTGGTATTTGACCATAAGTACTGTATGTCACCTCACCATCAAAAGTGCTGACTGATAGAATGAAATGGGATCTTGCTttttaatgtaggcctatgaATAGCCTTGCTCACTTCAATGGTCCTATGGCATCTGTTAAATTAATATGAATACAGCAAAGATCACATTCAGgaacagtgtcatgacgttggcctcttttggtacagggaggacagttgaccccccctccctgttgcaccccccccccccccacccccccaatccaccctgtgtgtaaagggttgtaaaaactctaaaattccaggagagtctctggccacatggcccatagagagacacaggaaattcttccaactcatagaattcgagagccaagcgacattttgtgttctggagaaggtatggaagattggtgaagaatccagctacgaactgatccgcttggtacaattttgtgatactcagaagagacaatatagccatattaccataaaactgtttatataattgcatcataatggttgtatagaatgtattaataaggataaagcttttgtaagacattgagatgctatgtactgatgtaatgtgatagaattgtatttctgtaaccaaatctaactcagtcataggcacgcccccagggacccatacaggaccaggcgtcatttgacaagctgttctatcggcactataaaacaccccctgatttacatttcctcagaccaggcctacactccgtggccacatcggttctaccatctaattcctctactgaaagtgaaccatacca
The window above is part of the Salmo salar chromosome ssa15, Ssal_v3.1, whole genome shotgun sequence genome. Proteins encoded here:
- the LOC106572532 gene encoding nuclear receptor subfamily 4 group A member 1 encodes the protein MACIHPPHVQPYDNSLYNSESLSLDLTCRLAMDVSSQTDQLSAASLPSINSLVGTYTGEFDAYSCQIATAPTTSSTVSVHESPFKLDDFQIYGCYPGSFALSYFDEALSSGGSECFVSPASAQSPSTPGFQPQPASAWASASGPYSPSPGCWVADKTALSQTSSFFTYGPGSVEDLSPLDQPQLAEQGHFSLSQEQHPSLLSFSPLTLEPGTLDDSGFMEGSMTLKPNSPTGNEGRCAVCGDNASCQHYGVRTCEGCKGFFKRTVQKKAKYVCLANKDCPVDKRRRNRCQFCRFQKCLAVGMVKEVVRTDSLKGRRGRLPSKPKAAQDLSSAGSPVNIIASLVRAHIDSNPSVGKLDYSKYQETVASLSEKADVGDVKQFYNLLTASMDVISKWAESIPGFTAFCSEDQELLLKSAFVELFILRLAYRINPETHKLIFCNGLVLHRMQCVRGFGDWIDSIMDFSQSLHRMNLDMSSFSCLTTLVIITDRHGLKEPKRVEEFQNQLITCLRDHVSSCASDSTRPNYLSRLLGKLPELRTLCTQGLQRIFYLKLEDLVPPPPIVDKIFMETLPF